The Spartobacteria bacterium DNA window GTTTCTTCCTGTTTGGCGGCCATCCTGTTGTGAACATTGAACACGGAGTATACGCCAGTACTTATGACCCCGATAATGGCCGTCGTGACCAAAATTTCGATTATGGTGAATCCGTGCTGGTTGCGCCTCATTGCCAGGAACTCCCTTGCCATGCCCATGTCCGGAAGCTTCCCGACATGCTTTGCATTCTAATAGCCATGCTGTTTCCTGAACTATCCTGGACATAAACAGTTCCAAGGGCGTTTGATCCACCCCGGCTGTTAAAGACAAAACGTCCATTGGGAGGAAAGAAGTTGACAATGTTATCCGCACTATTTGGCTTTTTGGTAGCTGTACCCGAACCAAACGAAATGCTTCCGCGAGCAATGTCGCTGAGCGCAAACCTGCGCAGCAAGGTGTTGTCTGCCTCGGTGTTCCATCCGGCTGGCAGCCCATCAGTACTGTTTGTGTATACGGAGCAAGTGTTTGCGGCGCCGTTGAATACCACGGCAACTTGGGTATTTCGTTTGATAGCCTCAATTCGGGCTGTCTGGCACAGACTGGCGATCGTACGCGCAGCTCGCTTGAGGTCTGCTCGCCCCATCCACGAAAACAAGGCCGTGCCGGAAAACCCAGCCAGAATAGCTATGATCACCAGAATCACGAGCGTTTCCACCAAGCTAAAGCCGGAAATTTTGGAAGACCTTCGTGTCAGGGTGGAAAGAGAGAGTTTTGTCATTTGGGTATTGAGTGTTCACAGAGGTTGTCGATGCGTTCATATACAATGATATGGACTCCAGCGACAAGGGTTTTCTTGGGCAAAGTTCACGCCGGTCTGGGCGCCGGTTTCCCAAGTCGCAATGGTAGGATCACTTCTAAGCGGACAGCTTATGTGGGGGGGAGGGTTAGAGGAACGAACAGTTTAGTGGTGCTTCTTCTTTATGATTTACATGAAATCAGGTAGTTGGGTCGAAAAAATAGAATTTTTGAAAAATGTGGATTTTTTTGTTGACCACGGGGTTTGTCCTGCGTAGAAGCCTTTCTCCCGACGCGAAAAGGTTCACGACTCGGGCATGAAGCTCTTTGATTCTTACATATTTCGTCCTGGTGACCACGGCGGAGGGGCCACACCCGATTCCATTCCGAACTCGGAAGTTAAGACCTCCAGCGCCAATGATACTGCCAGTCCACTGGTGGGAAAGTAGGTCGTCGCCAGGACTTTTTTTCGCCTTGGA harbors:
- a CDS encoding type II secretion system protein, with protein sequence MGMAREFLAMRRNQHGFTIIEILVTTAIIGVISTGVYSVFNVHNRMAAKQEET